Proteins encoded in a region of the Solanum dulcamara chromosome 9, daSolDulc1.2, whole genome shotgun sequence genome:
- the LOC129902982 gene encoding protein SODIUM POTASSIUM ROOT DEFECTIVE 2, which produces MKSIDLFCASPASTAICSSMDQHTMVRRGLRHQIDRKIDRLGDSRTPKIKTLIPCSSHQLPFDPKNYYHQNKNRKSHDEKLRRKSSADITDLGSSSRYLLGDSTTPFIDFLSSSGDASKALIPSKPLRAKSTNERLMYRSSSTRSLESPVYKPSPAYSNDLCVYKSTHLCPREQVVELRVSIHCKGCEGKVRKHISRMEGVKSFNIDLASKKVTVIGDVTPLGVLTSISKVKNAQFWPFPTASSSSSPYPSSSSSSSFCSPMV; this is translated from the exons atgaaatcCATAGATCTTTTTTGTGCTTCTCCTGCTTCTACGGCCATATGTTCAAGTATGGATCAACATACTATGGTCCGTCGTGGCTTAAGGCATCAAATTGATCGTAAAATCGATCGATTAGGCGATTCTCGTACACCAAAAATTAAAACTTTGATTCCATGTTCATCTCATCAACTTCCATTCGATCCCAAAAATTACtatcatcaaaataaaaatcgaAAGAGCCACGATGAAAAATTACGTCGAAAAAGCTCAGCTGATATAACTGACTTAGGTAGTTCATCTAGGTACTTGTTGGGTGATAGTACTactccatttatagattttttATCATCTTCTGGAGATGCATCAAAAGCTTTGATTCCTAGCAAACCTTTAAGGGCTAAAAGCACAAATGAACGACTCATGTATCGATCTTCATCGACTCGTTCACTCGAATCTCCGGTCTATAAACCTTCACCAGCTTATTCAAATGATTTGTGTGTCTataaatcaactcatttatgCCCCCGTGAACAG GTTGTGGAATTGAGGGTGTCAATCCATTGCAAAGGTTGTGAAGGGAAAGTTAGAAAACATATCTCCAGGATGGAAG GAGTAAAATCATTTAATATAGATTTGGCTTCAAAGAAAGTTACAGTCATCGGCGATGTGACACCACTAGGAGTATTGACAAGTATTTCGAAGGTGAAAAATGCACAATTTTGGCCATTTCCAACAGCTTCCTCGTCCTCGTCCCCGTACCCATCTTCATCCTCCTCCTCGTCTTTTTGTTCTCCGATGGTCTAA